The nucleotide sequence GATTGTGATATTCTGAGCAAAACAAAAGGACCGTGCTGTGAACAGGATGAGATAAAAGGAGAGGTAGGTCctaatatctaatatctaatatctatAATTATGAGTATGTACACTATACAGCCAAAAGTATTCAGATACttgagaactgaactgaacagcacattgcaaaaaaaagttataataatctccttctgtgaaggttttccactagatgttggagggtgactgtggggattagtgttcattcagctacaagagcattagtgagatcagacactgatgttgtaagagtgaggggGTCTGgagttcagtcggtgttccagttcatcccaaaggtgttcagtggggttgagtcagagtcagggctcagtgcaggacactccagttcttccactccaaccttaacctctacaccatgtcttcatggagctctgtgctttgtgtacaggggcattgtcatgatggaacagggttcgagtctcttaAACTGTAAAGCTACAGTGTTCAGAGACATTCTAGAGAATTGTGTGCTTCTAACAGATTGAGAAAGAACtgcatgtgggtgtgatggttaggtgtccacatactttagGCCGTATAGTGTATCATCTATAATCAGCAAGCTATGTGTGACTACCTGACTCCACTTCCTGTGGAACGCACACTGAACCAGGAAGCTATGCTACTCTAGCTTGTGAGCAAACAGCGAGGCTCGGCAAACTGCACGTAGCTCAGACACACAAGCAGCACATGGAAAAGCAGGAGAACAGAAGAAGTGACTCAGCATACAGATTTAAGCAGTCTGACTGAAGCTCAGTGGGTAAAATAACGTCCCTATAAGATCCCTACTATCTCTGGGCCTAAAATATCATCAAGACTACATACACGCAACATGAAGTGGTGTTTGCAGAAGCTGAACGTTTATCAGTCTGTGAATCGAACAGGCCTCATGTTCTCTCAGGCCTGTAATGACTAAAATATGAGTGAATAATCATCAAATACATTACTGACAGCTACTCCATCTTATCTAGCCCAGAGTGGGGAAAACCAAAAGGAAAAGGAACCTTGACCTGCAAAGTGACCCTCTCATAAAACCTGTGGAATTTGCCAAAAAAGGCCACTTACCAAGCTGGATTTGGTAAATCAGATAATAAGCGATTGGTCGAAGAGCCGTTTGCAATCCGTGATCCTGAACTTGTAGGCCTGGCCCGAAAGGGGTTAAGGCGTGTGGTTACCATGACAATGTAACCTACTCCGAGGCAGTACACACAGGGTAAGATCGAACTAAGCTTAAAGTTAGATAGCTAAACAATGCATCATGCTTCGTGAGACAGGTCTggggaagagaaaagaaacggTGATGTAGTTTTGTTTTCCCTGATCCAACACACTAGATTTCATCTCCTTAGCTAATTATCGAGCCGGCTGCGATTCAAGTGTGCAAGAGGAGGGAAAACATGGAAACCGTGCGGCGCTGTGGCACCCCAGGACTCCTGGAACGAGCGCCTGTGCCGCTGATTCACTTCAATAGGTGGCGTAGGTGACGcccacttatttatttatatattttttgtatttatttatatattttcgaAAAGACAAGAAAATTACGAGCCGATAGAGCGCTCGCTTAGGTGGGCGTCACTGGACATGACAATGGCACATTCAGTTTTCATCACACCTGCATGGAAATTAGTGGAAAGTGAAGAAGGGTAATGAGAGGAGCAGCTAAGAAGTACTGCAGAAACGCTGTCGGATATCCGCTCCGTCACGGGGATTATGGAGAGAACTTTTTGGCTTGTGCTCGGACCCTTTTTTCATATTCCACTCTGTTTTGGCTGTGGGAGGAAAGAGGAAATAAAATCAGCGCTCGACGGGACAGAGGTTGAGTCAGACAACAACCTTCTCACTCAAAGAAAATCGTCACATGCTTGCTTGCCAGAGATAATATCTCTAGTGAAATGACGGCAAACATTATTTCCGTCCTGGAAAGAACATACTGAAGCTCAGCAATCATGTGCACATTACCAGTAAATTGTGTATGCCTCCGCTTGTGCAGGATCCTGAATATTTGGCTCGTTTAGCAGTTCTTGGATTCCTAGCAAGATCTAGAAAAGAGAAATCCACAGAGAAGTAAACAGGACTGACTAAGCTGCCTTTCATGAGAACATTCTGCCCCCTTCAGGCACACGGTACACAGGACAATTACCATCTCGGAGTTGCCAATTATTAGATAATTGGGAGTCAAATCCATTAATATTCGCTGTGAAGCTCGTCAGGATAGCTCGCGTTTTGTTTCCCAACATGTACACCTTCTCCTTCGGGAGACGCTTTTATCCACTTACAGCTGGCGACGCACACGACGCCCACGctttatattcacacacacacacagcttgataCGAGTGGTAAAAAAACtgaactattaaaaaaaaatgatccaCGTAAATGTAATGGAAGTTAATTAAATCAGACAATATGGCAGGACTTATTTCCAGACGGCTTGCGACAACATCTACATCGAGCCAAGAACCGAGTGACAACCATCCACCCACGGACTTCCTTTTTCTGTAGATATTTTTAGGTTCTTGTTTGCGAGTTCTAGTTTCTTATTTAGCTCTTTTTCTAGGCTGCTTTTCAGCAAGTGCAAGCTTTAATGGATATAAACTGAGAGACTGACAAGGTGAGTCAATTCTCACGTCTCTGTCTGTGTCCCGGAGGTAAAGAATCAGAATTAATATGATTTAAAAGATGTTTTCCTTTTAATTCATTTAGAATATtttactataataatataataaaggtAACTTTGATAGTAGTGGGTTGTGATTTGCACCAGATCATGGACACACAGGCTACACTTCACAAACCCCACCCTAGATATCATACGTGAGGGACGTCTGGCCACTGAAGATGTTCTAGAGTGGTTTCTCTGTCCACATGAACCTTCTCATCATGCTGACGAATCTCAGGCATTTCTCCAAACTGCTACACTactgcacattttatttctcaaatctgattggtcagaaagtgtgcaGCACTGCTGTAGTTCTGCCTGCAGCGTCAACTCTTGTTTACGTGTTTGTTCTAATAGggtatcgtttctatagcaacggctcaGAGTATAATTGTTGATGTAGTGAAGGCTCTAGTCTGTAGACATTACGGTGTCAGAACTTTGTAACAGTCACTGTGCACCGtttctaaataaaatgacaagctgatgaagagaaagagggacaaagaaaatggagagagtgagacagagaaggtgtgaaagagagagagagagagaattaaattGAGTATGAAAATGGTTGAGGGTAAAAGagaagaggagggagagagagagagggaaactgaaatgagaggtgagtgaatgaaagagagagagagagagagagacagagagaaattgaaatgagaggtgagtgaatgagagagagagagagagagagagagagagagaaattgaaatgagaggtgagtgaatgagtacgagagagagagagcgagagagagagagggagggagggggaaaatgaaatgagaggtgagtgaatgagtatgagagagagagagagagagagagagagagagaaattgaaatgagaggtgagtgaatgagtatgagagagagagcgagagagagaaattgaaatgagaggtgagtgaatgagagagagagagagagagagagagagagagagagagagagagagagagagagagagaaattgaaatgagaggtgagtgaaagagagagagagagaaattgaaatgagaggtgagtgaatgagagagagagagagagagagagagagagagagagagagaaattgaaatgagaggtgagtgaatgagtatgagagagagagagagaaattgaaatgagaggtgagtgaatgagtatgagagagagagagagagagagagagagagagagagagaaattgaaatgagaggtgagtgaatgagtatgagagagagagagagcgagagagagcgagggagggagggggaaaatgaaatgagaggtgagtgaatgagagagagagagagagagagagagagagaaattgaaatgagaggtgagtgaatgagagagagagagagagagagagagagagagacagagagaaattgaaatgagaggtgagtgaatgagagagagagagagagagagagagagagaaattgaaatgagaggtgagtgaatgagtacgagagagagagagagcgcgagcgagcgagggagggaggggaaaatgaaatgagaggtgagtgaatgagtgagtgagagagagagaaattgaaatgagaggtgagtgaatgagagagagagagagagagggagggaggggaaaatgaaatgagaggtgagtgaatgagtgagtgagagagagagaaaatgaaatgagaggtgagtgaatgagtgagtgagagagagagagagagagagagagagagagagagagagagaaattgaaatcagaggtgagtgaatgagtacgagagagagagaaagaactaACTGAAATGAgaggtgaatgaatgagtgagtgagagacaaagaaagagagaattgaaatgagacacacacacacacacacacacacacacacgagtgttTATTGCAGCTAAAGTGTTGATAAAAGCAGGCTAGTGTTAGAAGAGTGATGTGGTGTTTATTAATAACAGTTTCTGGTAGTTAGTAAGTTCTAGTGTGAGCAGAGGAACGCTCCAGACCGTGTGGTGAtctgaaaataatccacttcagtgtgtgtgtgtgtgtgtgtgtgtgtgtgtgtgtgtgtgtgtgtgtgtgtcgtgctGCATCACTCCACCCTGCAGCACTTCTTACATAACACACTGAATTTATTCAGCTCAACTTCCTTCCTACCTCACTACCTGACTTTTCAGACAAGTTTTAGTTTTCCAGCGGCTTTTCTTTATGTAAACAAACCCTTTTATTCCTCCATCAAACCTGTTTACTTTCACAGCCGGTCCTTGAGACGCTCAGGTCTGCGTTAATAACATACAGAAACCCACGGCGAGGAAACAAACAGCGTCTAAAAATACAACAGGGCTGGAGTGCAAAGCGGTCATTATAATCTGCTCACCTGCTTGATTGTAATGGCTGGCCTCCAGTCTTTGTCCTCCTCTAAAATGGACAGGCACACTGTTCCCGATGGATACACGTTGGGATGGAAAAGCGGCGGCTCGAATTTACCTGATGAAAGTTAACACCGTGTGTCAGTCCAGCGAGCTACAGCTTTTACATGGAGCAAGACGACTGAAAAACTACATTCACCACTCACATTTAGGAGGAGAGGACGGGTAATCGTCCTTAAAGAGCATCCGCAGTTTGAACAAGCCGCCTTCCCAAGGAGTCTGAGACAGaacaacagaaaataaatcattcagGTTGTCCGGAGATTAGTTACAAAAGACGTTTTTCCTTCCATCTTCTAAAATTCtagtcttttctttctttctattcagTATTCACACTCACttgccactttaataggaacacctgtagaGCTCACCTACATGTTTATTGTTGATTGAATAAAGCATGAGTAATGCTTTTCTGATGTGTCTGGTCATGTCTATTCATCTAGCAGACTtagatttttatctcattttatataactgagcaattgagggttaagggccttgctcaacttTTTTCTTGCACTATTCTGTCACCTTGTGCAAACTCTGAAATActggtaccaacaaccatgGCGTGGTGAAACGTGTTGGATGTGATTTGCTGCAATGTGATTAGCTGAATGGAGCAGGTGTTCCTACTGAGGTGACATGTATTTAACAACACTTATACCAGGGATGAGATTTAAAAGCTAAAATCCAAACCGGTTAAAAGTCGTACGAAAttgtatttaatgtatttattatagcTTAGTCAGCACATCTCAGTTTATTGTTCTTTTAATGCCGTGCTAGAATCAATTGCAATTTTCCTGGCAGGCTCAGACTCAGGCAGGTAAAGCGAGATATTTTAATAGTTGCTATAGTATTGCAACAATAGAATctgtcagcagcagcagctataCGAGGTTCTTCACTTTAATACTCAGTTTAAACTCCAAGATATATTTTTGCTGAGATTCTTTCTGGAAGACTCCTTAATATGAATTTTCTGAGTAAAAGTGATGTCTAGTGTCATTAAGACACTCAGCACATGCATCCGAGCCTCTAAACAGCAATGTATCAGCACCTAAACTTTGCTATGTACAAACAGTCACACATTTATAGCCAGAAAGTCATTGACAAGTGTAGAGCAGATCACATCTATTAAACCTACACATGATTCCTGACTGTAATAAATCTCATGTTTAAGCGTTAGTCAACTGACTaaccctgttttgtttttttaaatatggttttattattgctttttactgctattttattattaattgctTGAAGAGACACTGAGGGACTAGAAAGGCACCTATAACTAGAAtgtattcttattcttattgttattattattattaacgtTACAACCTTTCGGTATAGACTGGACAGGAATAAAACCCGTAGTTATTGTCGTCTTTTAACAGAGGCTTCTTCAGTGTGATTACTGACCCTGATTTTTCTACCCTGGCAGCATAAACACTTTGCAGATGAACAAGTTCTTCAGTTTGCGTGCAACAGTTTCGTACCTTGGGGTTTTGGCTTCCTGAATGGCTCGAGCTGGTTGCTAACCAAACCTTTTTCGAGTGTGAGGTTGAAAACAGTTGAACTGCACGGTGCAAACAGGCCGACCGCCGCACGTTTACACTTCACTGTACAGACAATACCCACGATCCTCACCTTTCATAAACATCCTTCAGTGAGGTTCATGCTGTAGCGACCATCAGCGCTGcatacacactgccacttttCTTTGTGCCGTGTGACTTTTACTCACCGAAACTAAACAATGATCTGTGATACTAAAAGATGCTAGCGCCGTCTAACTTGAGGAGAGACTCTTACCCCCTTCTTTCCAGGGATGGCACACTCCCAGTTCATCAAGTTCATCGTTCCATCTGGGTTTTTGGTTGGCACAGCTACAAAAccctgcaaaacaaacaaacaaaccccatCAACATCAAACAGAAACAATTGAAAAAGTGAGAGCTGTACATATTGAATCCAGACTCAGTGTAAGCTCactttaaagcagcagtatgtaTAATTTGGGGGACGTTTTCAGATGGCATTTCGTGATCTCCCGCAATACAGACAGTTAAGGACTTCATATAAATAGAGATTGTTAAACTACTATCATCTACTATTCATGGTCTTTGCATTATTGCACCAGTGAAGTAGCCTGAACAATAAGGCTTCACAATCTGCACCGATATAATGACAatgaaatttaattgaatttggTAAATATCACGATAACTCAGGTCACTCATGCTTAACTGAGAATAAGCttcaatgtttgtttttttttatgtaaaaactGTATAAAATGACAATCTGAAGTAAATGATAAAGGTTATGGAAGGTTTGTAAagcttcatttaaaaatatcttcaaaCATTATCGGTAAAAATAGTTTTTagtgttaaaatgttatttttagaatattaaataaataattaattaaaaaaattttagcattaaaaattaattaatatttattcattttaataatttatattaaatgtaaaaagaaatcaataaaaatattaaataaaaaagtgtcatAAAAATAGTTGTGTCAAAAACTATgttattcttttaaataataaataaaattttatatttattttgttagttattaatataataatttaaaaaaaaggtgttaaatttaaatttatttattttgaaaatattaaataaaacaatctataaaaataattgtgttaaaaaTGTTGTACTTAATcttataatattaaattaaaaaagaaatatgagGGTAAGCCAAACATGAAATTCTATTATGTTCAaactgaattaatttttttctagaGGAATCTGGAGATTCTTTAAACACTGGAACAGCTG is from Hemibagrus wyckioides isolate EC202008001 linkage group LG24, SWU_Hwy_1.0, whole genome shotgun sequence and encodes:
- the ube2ia gene encoding SUMO-conjugating enzyme UBC9-B; this encodes MSGIALSRLAQERKAWRKDHPFGFVAVPTKNPDGTMNLMNWECAIPGKKGTPWEGGLFKLRMLFKDDYPSSPPKCKFEPPLFHPNVYPSGTVCLSILEEDKDWRPAITIKQILLGIQELLNEPNIQDPAQAEAYTIYCQNRVEYEKRVRAQAKKFSP